A genomic region of Alligator mississippiensis isolate rAllMis1 chromosome 6, rAllMis1, whole genome shotgun sequence contains the following coding sequences:
- the LRRC18 gene encoding leucine-rich repeat-containing protein 18, whose amino-acid sequence MAKGKAKGPKGKKITLKVAKNSIKITFDGRRRLDLSKMGITTFPKCILKLADVDELDLSRNMLKKIPDSIEKFQNLRWLDLHSNQIEKLPETIGMLQNLSYLNVCNNKLTSKNLPVELSQLKNLRSLNLGLNQIDNIPTTLGALKELHEVGLFDNYLTAIPNSVAKLPKLKKLNVKRNPFPTPTDEELFVDTIKRIESLYLVDEKDLCHPCLKKCQDERDKLNKLKSRVPSSLRKPNFSSLMTPNSTAKENQAEWR is encoded by the coding sequence ATGGCCAAGGGGAAGGCAAAAggtcccaaaggaaaaaaaatcaccttgaaGGTTGCCAAAAATTCCATCAAGATCACATTTGACGGAAGACGCCGCCTTGACTTGAGCAAGATGGGCATCACAACCTTCCCCAAGTGCATCCTCAAGCTGGCTGATGTAGACGAGCTGGACCTGAGCAGGAACATGCTCAAGAAAATCCCTGACAGCATCGAGAAGTTCCAGAACCTGCGCTGGCTGGACTTGCACAGCAATCAGATCGAGAAGCTGCCAGAGACAATAGGCATGCTCCAGAATCTCAGCTACCTGAATGTCTGCAATAACAAGCTGACCTCCAAGAACTTGCCAGTAGAACTGAGCCAGTTAAAGAACCTCCGCTCCCTCAACCTTGGCCTGAATCAGATCGACAACATCCCTACCACACTAGGGGCCCTGAAGGAGCTACACGAAGTGGGGCTCTTTGACAATTACTTGACAGCCATCCCAAACAGTGTGGCAAAGCTCCCAAAACTTAAGAAACTGAATGTGAAAAGAAACCCCTTTCCCACACCAACAGATGAAGAATTGTTTGTCGACACCATCAAGCGCATTGAATCACTTTACTTAGTGGATGAGAAAGACTTGTGCCATCCCTGCTTGAAGAAGTGCCAGGATGAGAGGGACAAGCTGAATAAGCTGAAGAGCAGAGTGCCTAGCTCCCTTCGAAAGCCAAACTTTTCTTCCCTCATGACACCCAACTCTACAGCAAAGGAAAACCAAGCGGAGTGGAGATGA